One Armatimonadota bacterium genomic window carries:
- the rpsG gene encoding 30S ribosomal protein S7, whose protein sequence is MPRKGPAPRRELLPDPIYNDRLVTRFINRLFTRGKKSTGERIFYTSMEIVAEKTGQPAIEVFHRAIKNVMPVVEVKPRRVGGATYQVPTEVRSERRVALGIRWMINAARKRGGRTMIDRLSGELLDAANNTGSAVKKREDTHRMADANKAFAHYRW, encoded by the coding sequence ATGCCTCGCAAAGGCCCCGCGCCACGGCGCGAACTGCTGCCCGACCCGATATATAACGACCGGCTGGTGACGCGATTCATCAACCGCCTGTTCACCCGTGGCAAGAAGAGCACGGGCGAGCGGATCTTTTACACGTCGATGGAAATCGTGGCCGAAAAAACCGGCCAGCCGGCCATCGAGGTATTTCACAGGGCTATCAAGAACGTGATGCCCGTTGTGGAAGTGAAGCCCCGCCGCGTTGGCGGCGCCACATATCAGGTGCCGACCGAGGTCCGCTCGGAGCGCCGCGTGGCTCTGGGCATCCGCTGGATGATCAATGCGGCCCGCAAGCGCGGTGGCCGAACAATGATCGACCGGCTTTCGGGGGAACTGCTGGACGCCGCCAATAACACGGGGTCGGCGGTTAAGAAGCGTGAGGACACGCATCGGATGGCCGATGCAAACAAGGCGTTTGCTCACTATCGTTGGTAA